A genomic region of Mesobacillus jeotgali contains the following coding sequences:
- the ruvX gene encoding Holliday junction resolvase RuvX: MRTMGLDVGSKTVGIALSDELGWTAQGLETLKINEEENVFGFDELGKIIKEYEVGKVVVGLPKNMNGTIGPRGEASQFYARELEERFGVPVILWDERLTTVAAERVLLEADLSRKKRKKVIDKMAAVMILQGYLNSQN; encoded by the coding sequence ATGCGTACGATGGGACTGGATGTCGGCTCAAAAACAGTCGGCATTGCGCTGAGCGATGAACTGGGATGGACTGCTCAGGGACTTGAAACATTGAAAATCAACGAAGAAGAAAATGTGTTTGGTTTCGATGAATTAGGTAAAATAATAAAAGAGTACGAAGTCGGCAAAGTTGTCGTCGGACTGCCCAAGAACATGAACGGCACTATTGGGCCACGCGGAGAAGCGAGCCAATTCTATGCCCGTGAATTGGAGGAAAGGTTCGGCGTCCCTGTCATCCTCTGGGACGAGCGTCTGACGACAGTGGCTGCAGAGCGGGTTTTGCTCGAGGCAGACTTGAGCCGCAAGAAAAGGAAAAAGGTCATTGATAAAATGGCCGCAGTGATGATTCTACAAGGCTATTTAAACAGCCAAAATTAA
- a CDS encoding IreB family regulatory phosphoprotein, with the protein MSSFDKTMRFNFPEEPFEHDANEVLLQVYEALQEKGYNPINQIVGYLLSGDPAYIPRHRDARNIIRKLERDEIIEELVKSYLRNHREGK; encoded by the coding sequence ATGAGCTCGTTTGACAAGACGATGAGATTTAATTTTCCCGAAGAGCCTTTTGAGCATGACGCCAATGAAGTCCTGCTGCAGGTGTATGAAGCATTGCAGGAAAAGGGATATAACCCGATTAACCAGATTGTCGGTTATTTGCTCTCTGGCGACCCGGCCTATATTCCCCGCCATCGGGATGCCCGCAATATCATCCGGAAGCTTGAGCGGGATGAAATTATCGAGGAACTGGTCAAATCCTATTTAAGGAACCACCGAGAGGGGAAATAA